Genomic segment of Paenibacillus sp. FSL R5-0912:
CCGGAACCTTCAACTATCACTGACAGCAGCTAACCTTCTTGGTTCATTAGCGCTGCTCTGCACACCGTATCATCCGCTTTTTCTACCGTTTGGACTGATCCTGTTATTTTGCTGCGCACTTCGCAACGGATATGTGCTTCAGGGGCACATCCATCTGCTTCATGTGCTGGTCCGCTGTTTACTCTCGCTATACTTATATTTCAGTTACACCCTTTTTTAAAGCAACAAGCGCCGGTACCTGCGGATACTCCCGCTTCCCGGCGCTTGCTATGCTACACTCCTCTTACTCTTCCCGCTCTTTTCGCTTCCGTATTTGCTGTGACCAGAAATCCGGCTGCGCATAGCCGATGTACGAATCATCCAGTTCATCACCCTGCGGGGTGGCTAATTGAATGAGCATTACCTTTTTGAGGTCAGTGGGATGCAGATTCCCTGTTTTGATAGTCGCGACTTGAACGCCAGCATGTTTAGGGATACCTGTGACAACTACCTGATTACCTTTGGTATACACAGCTGTAATCTCCGTTTGAAAAGCAATGATATACAGATCCAGATCCGTTTTGTTCTGAAACAGCGGGAATTGAATGCCTACATTCTGCTGGAAATCGTATTGGCTGGATAAACCGATATCGTAGGTTGTAAATAACCGGTGGAGTGCGTATTGTATCCGCGTTGGCATGTAACTCCATCTTCCTCCACTATAGGTGCTATGCCAATGTTTTTCATACACAGGTCTCTGATAGAGAGGGTCATTCTTTATAATAAAGAAAGGAATTCTCTTGCCTTTTTTAATTACTCCGGAAATGGATATTATATCTTTAGGCAGATGTGCAGCAGCCTCTGTTTCCTCTGGCGAATTCATAATGGTAACGGGTTCGGGCGGCTCAAGCTCCTTCAGGCGAAATTTCAGCTGTTCCAGTTGTTTAGCGGTCTCTTCGGGATTACCAACCCCAGAATTTGGTATATCTTGAGCATTAGTAGTTATTGGGGATGTAGTACACGCGAGCGACAGGGATAAGATTATTGCTGAGCCTTTGCTTAATAATGGCATATGGACCACCTCATCCATAGCTTGTTCCCCACTCCATGAATTTATGTAGCTGAGCATAAGGTAACCTATTGAAATCTTGCACATAATACAATATTATCCAGATTTAATTAACCCAGATTCCATATTCAATTTTGTTTAAAGTTCTTACTAAGCTAAGAGGTCTCCATTCTGCCGATAATCCCTTACTTCCTCCGGAGCATTCAGACTTGGAACAAGAAGTTCAACAGATTGTACTAGATCTATTAACGGCTCTGACAGATAAGAAGGTTCCATATAGACTTCATTGTGCTCAATTTCAAGAGAGGATTCTGCCCAGCCTATACTATTCAGCATGTATGTGAATTTCATTCTTCATCTCCTGTAGCGATATCAAACAACGCCAATAACCCATCCAGACGATCAATCACAAGATCATACCTGCTCACTTCGCCAAATCCGTAACTTGCGTACACAAAAGGAATCCCGGCAATCCCCGCCGCCTTCATATCTCCCTCCGTATCGCCCACATAGACAGGACTGCTTAAGTGATTTCGCTCCATAACCAGCCTGATATTCTCGCCCTTGGATAGTCCGGTTCTGCCCGGATTCTCGTAATCTGTGAAATACTTCTGCAGCTGATGGTATTCATAAAAAGCCTCAATATAACCCGCCTGGCAGTTGCTCACGATGAACAGCATATATTTTGCAGATAATGCCTGAAGCACTTCTTCCAGCCCTTCATACAACCTTCCGCCTTGCTTGGCCAGACAAAGACACTCTACTTCACAGCATTCTCTGAGAATTCTTTGCCGGGTGTCCTCATCTATATTCGGGAACAGCTTCCGGCCAGCCTCATCTACCTGCAGACCCATGATTCCCTGTAAATCTTCCTTGGTTACTGCGCTTACGACACCTTGGTAATTGCTGAGCACACTATTCCATCCCACCACTACTGCATCCGAAGAATCCCATAACGTGCCATCCAGATCAAAAATAATGCTGTCCATTCCACTTCTCCTAACGTTCAGTTCGTAGTTGCTGCTGCGGCCGGGCCCATATCAGATGAATCATATTCAGCGAGTAGCTCTCTACCTTACTGATCTGCATCCCGGACTCCCGGACCAGTCCAATAATATCCCGGGTGTGATGGCATCCATAGACACGGTACAGCAGCGGATTCAGTGTCCGTTGCAGCGTTGACACCATGAAGTTAGAACTGATCCCATGCTCCAACAGCAGGATAGT
This window contains:
- a CDS encoding HAD family hydrolase; the encoded protein is MDSIIFDLDGTLWDSSDAVVVGWNSVLSNYQGVVSAVTKEDLQGIMGLQVDEAGRKLFPNIDEDTRQRILRECCEVECLCLAKQGGRLYEGLEEVLQALSAKYMLFIVSNCQAGYIEAFYEYHQLQKYFTDYENPGRTGLSKGENIRLVMERNHLSSPVYVGDTEGDMKAAGIAGIPFVYASYGFGEVSRYDLVIDRLDGLLALFDIATGDEE